AATCCCGGTGCAATGCAGTTGACCGTAATATTTTTTCGTCCCAGTTCAAGGGCAAGGGTCCGCGTCAACCCGACCATACCGGCCTTGGCTGAAGAGTATGCGACCTGCCCCGCTCCGCCTAGCCAGGCTCGGGAAGCAATATTGATGATCCGGCCGTGTTGTTTATCTACCATATGGCCGTGAACTGCTTGGCTGCACAGAAACGCGCCTTTTAAATTCACCTTGACTACCAGATCCCAGTTTTCTTCCTGGACCTTCCGCAACGGCGCAAGAATCTCCATCCCTGCATTATTGACCAGGATATCGATCTTGCCAAAGGCGTCGACCGCCGCCCTCGCCATGGCCTCTACCTGCGCCTTATTGGAAATGTCCGCCACCTGCCCGATTACGTCAAACCCGGCTGCCTTGAACTCCTTCACCGTCTCTTCAACTTTTTCGACCACCACGTCATTGATAACCACCTTAACGCCTTTTTCCGCCATTCGTTGGGCGGTCTGTTTTCCCATACCACTTGCAGATCCGGTGATGAGTGCGACCCTATTTTCAATGCCCATTTTATATTCCTCCATTATTATCGGATAGTTTTGATTTACGATGCATCATATCGACATAGAAAAATGGATGCATTTTCCGCCGCAAACAAAGAGTGTCTGCCCCGTAATGTATTTGGCGGATCGCGATGCAATAAACTCAACAGCGTTATCAACATCCTCGGGCTTGCCGAGCCGCGCCATCGGAATGCTGCCCTTCAGCTTGGCCGTTTCCTCTTCGGATAAGCCGGCATCCGCCATATCGCCAACGCCGATAGAGTTTACCGTGATATTGTCGATGGCGGTTTCAAGCGCCAACGCACGGGTAAAACCGTAAATTGCCGCATTCGCGGCGGAAAGACTCGCCACTTTCGGCCATCCAAGATAGTATAGGCTGCCAATATTAATAATTCGCCCATATTTCTTTTCCCGCATGACCGATACGGCTTCGCGGCAGAAAAGAAACAACGGGTCCGTGCCGGATGTTACCGTCTTATTCCAGTCGGCCTGGGTCAGATCGGTCGTTTTCTTGCCCTGTAGTACATTGGCCTT
This sequence is a window from Desulfobacterales bacterium. Protein-coding genes within it:
- the fabG gene encoding 3-oxoacyl-ACP reductase FabG; this encodes MGIENRVALITGSASGMGKQTAQRMAEKGVKVVINDVVVEKVEETVKEFKAAGFDVIGQVADISNKAQVEAMARAAVDAFGKIDILVNNAGMEILAPLRKVQEENWDLVVKVNLKGAFLCSQAVHGHMVDKQHGRIINIASRAWLGGAGQVAYSSAKAGMVGLTRTLALELGRKNITVNCIAPGLIYTPMWDHASPEQIAGLLKKQPTGTFGEPDDIANAVMFFADDKASFVTGQVFYVCGGRSLYAG
- a CDS encoding SDR family NAD(P)-dependent oxidoreductase, encoding MMQNTSNEVVLINGVSDEVGKSIGLSFGKKGAKVVVVGSDKNSVDQTVAQIKEAKGEAIGCVVNPSNEGEVKAAVKKAVDTYGKLDVLVNNIAVKANVLQGKKTTDLTQADWNKTVTSGTDPLFLFCREAVSVMREKKYGRIINIGSLYYLGWPKVASLSAANAAIYGFTRALALETAIDNITVNSIGVGDMADAGLSEEETAKLKGSIPMARLGKPEDVDNAVEFIASRSAKYITGQTLFVCGGKCIHFSMSI